From the genome of Leptotrichia sp. HSP-342:
AATCTAGAAAACATCTCTCTAACTTCCATTCAGACTGTACAAGAAATTAGCAAACTTCAAAATATCAATCTTGAAACTAACTTAATTAGTTTATATATTGTTCAAGGAGTAGAAAAGTTGATGGAGGAATTTCAAGTATCTGAAAGCGCTGATTTTTACAAAGTTGTACGTACTAATTCGTTAGATGGCGAAATTTTAAATTATTCTACCAGTTTTTTTGACAGAAGAATCGTACCTTTTCTAAACGAAGAAATAGCAAAAAGATCAATATATGAGTATCTAGAAAACGAACTTAAGTTAAAAATAGCTTATTCACGTAGAGATATTAGTTTTAGAAAAATTACTCCTGAGGAGCAAAAATATCTTAAACTAAAGGATATAAATATGGTTGTAGTTATTGAAACTCATGCATATCTCTCAAATGGGACACTGTTTCAATATGAAACAATAATTCATCATCCTGAAAAATTTACTTTTAGTGCCATTGCAAAAAGATAAGTATTTTAAAAATAAAAGAAAGAACTTTC
Proteins encoded in this window:
- a CDS encoding GntR family transcriptional regulator; this translates as MKKYEKVYHDIKEQIKNGTLKSGDFLKKEDDLAIDYNFSKLTVRKALSMLEREGLIQKVKGKKSIVLEKKNLENISLTSIQTVQEISKLQNINLETNLISLYIVQGVEKLMEEFQVSESADFYKVVRTNSLDGEILNYSTSFFDRRIVPFLNEEIAKRSIYEYLENELKLKIAYSRRDISFRKITPEEQKYLKLKDINMVVVIETHAYLSNGTLFQYETIIHHPEKFTFSAIAKR